GTCAACTATTTGGAACATGTACAGGCAGTGATCTCGGCAAATGCCTCACGACGCGGCGATCTGGAGCTCTTCCTTACATCGCCAATGGGCACTAAGTAAgtgaattaataaaaacatttataaaatgcatgattataatattttataatcatTACTCCACAGATCCATGATCCTGTCGAGGCGCGCCAACGACGATGACCACCGCGATGGCTTCACCAAATGGCCCTTCATGACCACTCACTCGTGGGGCGAGTATCCGCAGGGAACCTGGAAACTGGAGGTAGTATATAAATTGCCTATATATAGTTGGCATATCTAAATGAATCCGCCCACAGGCTCGCTTCAATTCGCCACAAACGCGACATGGCAATCTGCTGGAGTGGTCCTTGGTACTACATGGCACCAAGGAGGCGCCCTACCGCACCCTGCATCCCTCGTCGCCGCACTCCAAGCTGGCCATTGTGAAGAAGGCGCACGAGGACAAGAAGATGAAGTAGGGCGGAGAGGGTCGCGCAGAGGGTCAGAGGTCAGGTCCAGATAAACATCCGCGTAGCGACGTCCATTAGGCAGCTTGGCGTTTTATCAACGAGTTTAGTGTGAGGTTCAATAAAAGTGCTGGctgtgttttattttggaataGGATTGATTGAGattaaacatttgattttgattgtgTTTATTCCTTTGTGTAACTTCTAATATTTGCCATTCGTGATTTGTGTTGGATCTGTAGAACTGAAAGTTCATTTAAGCAGGGGATGTACTCTTATAATTTCTGTTTGTGTAATTAGTTTTCTTATTTGGTGAGCTAAGCGCCCAGGGTGCCACAAAATCACTTAATTCGCTGTTTAAACTATTTCTGGAAATTGCAAAAGCGCACATTTACCACAGTAGAACAGATTTATCGAAATTCTGCACTCGACACCATAATCCGTTGAGTGTCCTAGCAAACTCTGTAGTCGATATCAAAGGCAAAAAACCACAAGATAAGAGCATAGAAAACAGGTATAGCAGGTATATTTGAATGCGTAGCAGGACTAGGAGCAGGCGGGGAATAgagatataaaataaaactagaACAAAGAAAACAGGATAAACCATATGTAAATGTGTAATATCTATATGTATGCATACCCTATCTTTAACTGCGTCCTATGCTGTAGACTTATAACTCTTTCTAGTATAAAATACAAACTAAACAAAGTATTTACACGTATTTTAAAGCTATGTCCTTTGTTTTCCAtcctctatatatatatatatatatacacgaATATACctacatacatgcatatacatatgtacttaaaGGATACTtagcaaaaacataaaatgttaatCCCATTACTGCGGAAAAAGTTTGTCGCTTAACTTTAGTTGCGAGCCGAAATCTGCTTTAATTTGGATACAACTCGTACGtgtaaaatgcatttacatacatagttTTCCTTTCAGTTTCTTTCGGgggccaaaaaaaaccacaacATAGTAACATTAATTGCGTGAAACCAAACTCACGATTGTAACGTAAAACGGAGCGTGTGTTATGAAgtaaaaatacataaacaaaTGTTAAAGTACAAGTGCATAAACCTAAACGGTGAGCagagagatacagatacggattgTTTTACCTAGTCTAATAACTGAGATACAGCGCATTGTTAAAGTTTACCGATAATGTGCGAGAggaataaaaaattatatatatatacacagaaCCATATATGAAGTACATACATGTGTAATTATTAATCAAAAACCACATAAAGAGATGGCGGCAGCAACTGTGGAATAAccattatatacatacaccgaatatttaactatatatatatgcataaatgtatgatacgtatatatataaaccacaaaataaaagcaaggAGTATCTAATGTGGCCGTTAAGTTGATTTTTGATGTTgtagatacaaagatacaaagaaGTAGCACCAATAGTTGCACCCTACCACCCAAAATTATAGAAAGATGTGTGAATGCTAATGCAAAACCGATATTTGATTGCAAATTTAATCATTTCCTATAGCACTCAATTtgcttttgtcttttggtGCGGTTTTGTCATTTCCATGTAATTGAACAGAAagagaatttaattttgtaaataaaagttAAGAAAAAACGGATTCAAGTTGTTTAGATTGGGAAATGGGTACAACGTGTGGTCTTCATGGTGAATTCTAACTTTTATAATAACATAACCTGAAGGAGAAATTAAACTCCGAGATAATCCTTGAAATATTAGATTCCACTAAGGATCGAATTTCTTATATTTAGTATGtagtttttctttcagtgtactGGAGGAAACTTTCAAAGCTCATCCAATGGCTTTCTACACAATTTGTTTGTGTTCAGGAAACTCTACAAAAAGTTTCCAGCAAGCTTTTTAAGACTTTCACTACCGAAAGCTTTTAAGGCGAAGACTTTCATATGAAGGATATGCTTTTGAGCTTTGTCCACTTGGACCCTGCTGGGGAATTAAATGACCAcactttatatatatgtatgtacttttcCTTAATATTATGAACATCAATTAATTATGGAACACTATTTTCGCCATGTCCCCGACACGCtttcaaaatataattaatgaAAGCCAATTAATATGCCAGAATGAGCATGTGATAGCTGCAGGATTTGGGGTAAAGGGATTACTGTCCTGCTGCGGTTCACTCCACGGAAAAGATATTGAATATGACGCCATATTTGGGAAATATTTCGGTGCCATTTcctttcatatatatttaattgcgGGTGATTTATAGTTTTCTCACTATCCTAATAATAGCCAGGCCAAATTTGCACTCTTGTGTGAAAAAGGGCAACAGTTTTAATTGTTGACTCAACTAATTGCGCGATATCCGCCCAGAAGTCGCCTCCTTGCCGGGCGTGTCTgtcagctttttttttgttgctccgTTTGCTTGTAGCcggaaatatttattaactaGAAATTGCATAGCACAACGGCAGCAAGCAGGCCGCAGGAAGGAAGGAAATGGGCAAACATGTGACGCACCCCCAGAAGCAAATACgcatacacatacacaaactaacacacacagaaacagcACAGCGAGTGACTccatggcgtatacgcaacgcaACGTGTCGGCTACGTGTTGTTTTTAGGCCTTCATAAATCATCTGGCTGTGGCCATATGATAAATTGTCATACTAATTGTTTTCAGCGTCCAAGACAGGCCGCGTAGAAACGTGGCCACAAGGCAAGGCAGGTCCAACTTTTactttatttcctttttttaatattttagggCTTTTACTTGCCCTGTCAAATATCGCCTATCATTTGGCATTTCAATATTGCACTTTTCCAAATGGGGGGCCTCTAGAAATCCCCTTCATTTGAACTTGAACCCAGTGGCAAGCATCAATCATAATTAGCTGGCGATATCATGTGGCCATCGATGGTGTCACGGCGGCCAAGAGCGATTGTGGCAAAAAATGTAACTGGGAAGCTATTTGGTTACATGCCCGGTCAATATGCAAAATGTTACGTTTTTACATGGTAACAAGTTTTTGATTTATGACACGTTAATAGTGACAGCTTGCCCGCTTTTGGGGTCAATTGGGCGTTATCGTCGCAGTCGTGTCGTCTCCCCAGCAAACAGCTTCCAAGAGAGCAACAGGTTTTGGCATctctgtttcggtttctttttcagtttctgtAGCTCTTGGCCACTTTCTTTCGAATTGGTGGGTCTTTACGGGGGTCTGTGGTCTTTGCCCTGGTGAGAGCGACTGCGAGAGTGAGAGTGAGACCCAAGTTGGACATGTCTGCGGGACAAAGTGTTTGACACTTTAATGAACTGCCCGGGGTCGCGTGTGTGAGCAgttcattaatattaatgccCCCGGGCGctctgttttggtttctttctTGCGCCTTGCGAAAGTCGTAGAGCAATTCGCTCTGGGCCAGACACAAATGTCAATTGCCAGCCGGCCGGCCATTAGCTAATATTTGGTAATTGCTCTTTAATTGAGCACCCTGTCTTCGATAGTTCTGTAATGCATACAGACACTAATTGTGCGTAATAACGGTCTGCTGACCGCTAACCGCTGACCTTTGTCCGCTCAGAGATAGGGAACGATTTGTTCCTCTTAATGCTGTCAtgatttgtgtttttggcGCCCCACATAATGGCCATGATTATCTGAcggtaattgttgttgccgcctcTGGGGAGTTTGCTGCCTTGGCAGTGGGTGATTGAGTTCGTTTACCACCCCACTGCCATTGCTGTTGATGTCATGATTTATGGCTCAGGTTCCGTGGCACACGTGCCctacaaaattttaattaacaaaagcATCAGCTCTGCTCTTACTGCCTTTGCCACTACCACTCCCACTTACGCCCTCAAACTGGCCAATCACGGCGATTGGTACTATAAATAAATCTTATCATCCTACGACTTTTGACGTTGCCAAATTGTTACTTTCATTGTTTGGTCTTAGTTCTGTTTGTCTTCTGTGCAAAGATAAATAGTAAACAAGGGGCCCATCACCAGAACAACGAACTGCGGAAACAACAGGAATCCCGGCAACCTAGACGAACTGATACCTTCTATGGGACAGGTCTCTGGCCTCGGGACAGTTTATTTACTTACGAACACGCTGCCTTTTGCGGGTGTCATTGTCAATAGGCTGATAGGTTTTACTGCTCCTTGGAAAACTTTGCCCGTAAACGCACCTTATACCCCCGCGACCCACGACCATGACTCCTGCCtggcaacaaattaaatgaattcgTCGGTGCCAATGGGCAAAATGATTAAATTAGAAGAGCGTTTTGCTCGAGTCCCCCTTGAGGCCGTTTGCAGGATTTCATTTGGCCTTTAACaaattatgcatatttataaatgtaaatgccGGCCACTGGCCATTTGGATGCGGAGTTGCCCACGTTTGGATGAGACTGGGGATGATGAGCAGCCGTCGGCAGCTGTAGCCATCCCTGATGTATGACTACTCATTATGCGCATAAATGGATATTGTTGGGGCCTGGCCGAGAAGCCTGTTGCTTCTGGCCATTGCTCCACTGCCTGCCTGTCTTCCAGCCTGATGGAATGTTCTGGTGATTTAGGCCTATAAATCTCAGCCACACAATATCGTGCACTGAGAGGAAAACGCACAAtattagtttaattaaatattcccATGATAAACTTTGCTATTGATTATATACCACCATGTTATAATGATAACTGAAGAAACTTTGCACAGTTAGATATGCAAGCATTGTTGACATTCATCAAATTTGTTGCCGTGTGCATCTTAACTGGTTTATGTTGGATTCAATTGGTAGCTCTGTCGCTCTTCAGACCGCCTTATCAACTAGAGCACATCGTCAGCATCTGCACACACATATCCACTCATCCACCCatccacaaacacacacctaACCACCCACAGATAAACACTCTGGAGATTTATGTGAAACAATCAGAGCAATTAACTGGCCCAGTCGAAGGAAGCCGTTTTGCCTGTGAATCTGAGTGTGTGCCTGTGtctatttattgttaaatattgtttatgcAATGTTTGtgtctgtttctgtttctgtacCTGTGTCTTGCTATACCTTGTATGCCTAATTGAAGGCGTTTGTTGTTGGCTAGAAACCAGGAAACCCAATGCTCGGATAAACAGCAGCAATGTGTGAGGATTACGGACGGACATTTCTTGGCCGACTTGGGGAATATTCCAGTATTGGTTGAGTCCACAGAAACACTGCACTGTGCGGCCAAAAACCACAATTGCTGTCGATGCCCAAGCGATGACTGACGATATTGATGGACTCGACACTACGATGGGGTTGAAAGAGAGCTTCAAACCGAGTTCATAACCTGCCGCAAAAGATGCAAATCGCAATCGCCCggctaattaattaattatgcataTTTTGCATCGTTTTTTGTGGTAAGTAAGCGGCTTTGATGTTCGTCCGCCCAAACACGAGTAGTTCCGCAGATTTATGTAAGACAAGCAACGCCCTAAGGTTGCATGGTCtggttgaaaaaaaaaagaaactggtTCCGTGCGGTATCCCCATTTCCCGTAACCCGTAACTTGAGACGGGGTTTTGTGTCAACGCTTAAAAGCTCATTTATCTCTGATTAACTGTTGGCAATGTGCGAAGTTCGATGGGTTGCAGCATCCGAAGATGAAACGGAAACCGATGCGATTCCGATCCCGATAGCCAAGTCAAATCAAAAAACGCTGCCACATTGCAGGCCCATCATTTGTCATATTTCCAATTTCCCATTCCGCAAGCTTGTATAAATACCATCGGAATGCAAACATCGAACGTCAGTTAGCAAACTAAACGAGTGGTAAACAGATCCTCCGCACTAGACATCAAAAATATCTGCTCAAGATGCGTGGATTTCTGGTGAGAAATTTAAAGCTAAGAATAGTGAAATACATTAAACAAGTCAACAGGAATATAAGTGCAACATAAGCCAAAGTGAACTAAATTAAAGAAGTTTTGAAATTCGTTTATCCAGTTTattaattaagaaatatatCATGTAACTACTTTGTAACTGAGATAATTTTCTAAATTCCAGTTACTTTTCCTCATTGCTTCTGCTTCGGCAGCCAAATTGGGCTATAATTATCAAGCTGCGGCTGGCGACCGTCGTTTTGCAGGACTCATCGATGCGGAGGCCACCGGATTTAGCTCCACATccacgcagcagcagcagcagcagcatcagcaaccGGAGCTTGTGCAGCAGAATACGCAACAACAGATTCCAGCTGCTGCGGATGAGTTTAGCAAGGAGTTTTACACCTACGCTGCGCCCGAGGAGGAGTTTGCGGATCGCGAGGCCACCGAGCACATTGCCAGCATGCTGAAACGCAATCTCCGCGTGCTGTTCATCAAGTCGCCGGAACACCAAGGTCTCACCAACGCAGCCCTCCAGTTGGCCAAACAGGCCAGCGAGCAGCGAACGGCCATCTATGTGCTCAGCAAGCAGGCGGATGTGGCCCAGTTGGCCCAGCGGCTGGCCAATGAGAATCAGGCCCAGAGTCACAAGCCGGAGGTGCACTTCGTCAAGTATCGCACCCCGGAGGACGCGGTGCGTGCCCAGCAGCTCATCCAGCAGCAGTTCGACTCCTTGGGCGGCAGCTCTCGCAGCTCGGACGAGGGCGTCGCACCTGTTTTGGACTTCAGCTCTGCACCGGCTGCCATCAACGTTCAGGAGCAGAATGAGGCCCAAAATCAGGTGCAGGCCGTCACTCCCCTCACAAAGTATTTGCCAGCGGCGTTGCTGCGCAGAAAGTAGTtgaatatgtatattattgaTTGTAGTTATTTAAGAGCTAGTTGTATACCCTTAGAAAtacaaagaaaagaaacataGCGCCCACATACTTTTAAATATGTCCAAGGACCCCTAATCAGAACTTTGAAGTCACCAGAGATTTCAGTGTGTGGACACATATTAACAGCTTAACGAACGGAAAACTTATGATTCACTGAAGTTTGCCCTTTTTGCGCTGCTAAATTGagagaaaaggaaaataaacttaaatgcCATTGACAGACTTCCAACCACGAACAGTGACAGCTTTAACATGAAACCTTAAAGGCGATTATCATGCAAAAACCAAGATGCAGCAAGGGGCAGGAACCAGCTGTTTCCCTCCCAGCCACTTCCTGGCCACTCAAGAGCATCCTCCCCTCAtcatccaccatccaccaaCCAACCGCCGAGCATTATGGCTGGAGGCCAGAGGGATCCTGTCATGTGCCTTACTGCTCCTTACACCGCTTTCCTTTGCGAGGACGACAACGAGACTCTGATTCCTATCTCGCATGTTTCTgtcatatttcatattttaagtGCCCTCGGGCAGATGGCAACCAGACCCCCATACTcatgaataatttaataatataataataatttcgagtattgaaaacaatttacagTTTCCCAAGCCCAAGGGCCGCAGGGTCAAGGAttgataaaatataaaatatgtgcCATCGTTACGGCTAATTAGAGGGCCATTCAGCAGCGGCGACTGGCAGGTGGAATAGGTAAAAATACAGAGGGGGCTAGACTTGAATTCTAAATGCCCGCCTCTCTATTTATAGCCAAGAAATTTCCTGTTCTCCAGGTTTCCTTTTAGAGCCGCACACACCCATGGAGAAAGAGATCTCCTTACACATCCTCGGGTTTCCTTCTCCGTGTATTTAGACGGATTCAATAACAATTGCCGTGGGTCCTGGCATTAGCTATGTATGCGGTGGCGTAATTTCCAGGGAACGCGATATAGCAGCACACAAAAGTAGGAAAATAGGAGCGGAGTGCTCgtagaaataaaatgttcGAGATATAAAATGAAGTGCCAACAAAATGTCTGCCATTTGGCCCGGTACTTTGGGTCAACGACTATATTGTCTATATCGGATTAAAGCGTAATTCTTATTCAATTAATACAAATGACTGCTGCCGGTTGGTCGGTCAGCTCAGCTCGACGGTTATAACTTGCAGCCAAAAGGGAGAAAGGGAATTTTCGTTTCAGCTTgcttttgcaatttaattaaacaaacagTTGGCGCTGCGGTTTAGGGGCAGCAGCAATATTGGCCATGGGGAAAAGTAATTTGCTGGGACAACAGCAACTACAATCGAATGCTGCAAAAATTGCCAAGTGCCGACGTGTTGCCGACAGCTCTCTAATCCTTTGTGAAAAATTGTTATCGTTTTGGGGCGGAGCTCTAAATTTAATTGTCCTGCGGGG
This genomic stretch from Drosophila yakuba strain Tai18E2 chromosome 3R, Prin_Dyak_Tai18E2_2.1, whole genome shotgun sequence harbors:
- the LOC6538365 gene encoding uncharacterized protein LOC6538365 — encoded protein: MRGFLLLFLIASASAAKLGYNYQAAAGDRRFAGLIDAEATGFSSTSTQQQQQQHQQPELVQQNTQQQIPAAADEFSKEFYTYAAPEEEFADREATEHIASMLKRNLRVLFIKSPEHQGLTNAALQLAKQASEQRTAIYVLSKQADVAQLAQRLANENQAQSHKPEVHFVKYRTPEDAVRAQQLIQQQFDSLGGSSRSSDEGVAPVLDFSSAPAAINVQEQNEAQNQVQAVTPLTKYLPAALLRRK